A DNA window from Synchiropus splendidus isolate RoL2022-P1 chromosome 2, RoL_Sspl_1.0, whole genome shotgun sequence contains the following coding sequences:
- the LOC128753631 gene encoding uncharacterized protein LOC128753631 isoform X2: protein MSQMPCCHLGSGTSAAGPSCVEQMQEIKVFAKCHLQQGVIFGPYIGEVCRTQMPSCLKYAWAIRDDASFVYVDASDEDKSNWMRFVSYTSSEEDQNLVVFQFYRRIYYRVSQPIAEGTQLRVWIGKDYASLLGLGMGENVKCELGDKESVLRLLQDIQLITLPEPSSSSLWSDCSQSQSPMPVISEVSTMSNSETIIDSTNISALVSSSHLPSLTSHPSDKYDFMPGTEKLVSTNARANSCWYFVGFEPDPAGRPLDHSLVVCKLCGDHLSCTKGADDIQNHLIAKHQIRTQNSVREPSQAKGQQRMLSNPGALMTQTILLPANVTDAIANFLIQDLHPVGLVEGEGFKQLINTLLPSYYKLLPLPSLLEVLLREHHVKGKTGLAQLLKRRSDSREVNIMLDHTAPIEDEPRRPASVRDVPHSVTLSVDIWNHNWQGKVVKYLSLWAHFIDPCFSCQNLTLSTQQLNDCTVSLEAVEAQVKVMAQEWGISQPSLIVVGGEGRNKMQFRSIKMEKGNEAAESIPHPNSTTFLERDDSRTPDEQSCHEPGQSSEALPSVPCFYSATQNCIDEVMTHPVISSTLAHFQGLLSTFVQLSSQFIGFYPHNFQNLLPMLTKHEHAELFSWAHSQPTWNNLFPVLSTVTKHRTSICDAVKEIEGFAKDNWESTSSNSHFSSSIMPSGLVPPRSEWKILEDLCLILKPLDVACRTLAKEDHPRLCLLKPILTGLLSRHLVSRSGDSSPLMKEVKSTIRQKLTSCYNHPEINRVLCVACALDPQFHGLLFMEEREQKETFEWLKKEAVRIVREQHVRQKNKIQRKRSSSPESESDSDPLRRSKRLKHCSPIGVKVVEELYDDSDPGQADDSDYESTSQTGLSGMEFLLGDLFSSTPKRRENSVEESVDMEISVFRADKGASLGVEPVQWWRTKAAQFPILAKVARVFLAAPAVISNTAHYFLQNAPGASSFRRDNIPPEMLDTILFLHHNHMTVEGGQLALKNEERL from the exons ATGTCCCAGATGCCGTGTTGCCACCTG GGGTCTGGAACCTCAGCTGCTGGACCATCTTGTGTGGAGCAAATGCAAGAAATCAAAGTGTTTGCCAAATGTCATCTCCAGCAAGGAGTGATTTTTGGACCTTACATAGGAGAGGTTTGCCGGACACAGATGCCCTCTTGCCTGAAATATGCCTGGGCG ATCAGGGACGACGCCTCGTTTGTTTACGTGGACGCCTCTGATGAAGATAAATCCAACTGGatgag GTTTGTCTCATACACCAGCAGTGAGGAGGATCAGAACCTGGTCGTCTTCCAGTTCTACCGTCGTATCTACTACAGAGTGTCGCAGCCTATTGCTGAGGGAACACAGCTTCGGGTCTGGATTGGAAAGGACTATGCCTCCCTCCTGGGCCTGGGGATGG GTGAGAATGTGAAATGCGAACTTGGAGACAAAGAGTCGGTTCTGCGCCTCTTGCAGGACATTCAGCTCATCACCCTCCCAGAGCCCAGCAGCTCCTCTTTGTGGTCTGACTGCAGCCAGTCACAGAGTCCCATGCCAGTTATCAGTGAAGTCTCCACGATGTCCAACTCAGAGACAATTATCGATTCAACTAACATCTCTGCCCTGGTGTCCAGCTCTCACCTGCCGTCTCTGACCTCACACCCATCAGATAAGTATGATTTCATGCCTGGCACTGAGAAACTGGTGAGCACCAACGCCAGAGCGAACAGCTGCTGGTACTTCGTGGGGTTTGAACCGGACCCTGCAGGTCGCCCACTGGACCACAGTTTGGTGGTGTGTAAACTCTGTGGAGATCACTTGAGCTGTACCAAAGGAGCAGACGACATCCAGAACCACTTGATCGCCAAACACCAGATCAGAACCCAGAACAGTGTCAGGGAGCCAAGCCAGGCCAAAG GTCAACAACGTATGCTTTCAAACCCTGGTGCCCTGATGACTCAGACCATTCTACTACCAGCAAATGTGACGGACGCCATTGCCAACTTCCTTATTCAGGACCTCCATCCTGTGGGTCTGGTGGAAGGAGAGGGCTTCAAACAGTTGATCAACACGCTTCTACCCTCCTACTACAAGTTGCTGCCCTTGCCGTCCCTCCTGGAGGTCTTGCTCAGAGAGCACCATGTGAAGGGCAAGACGGGCCTGGCTCAGTTGCTGAAGAGGAGATCTGACAGCAGAGAAGTCAACATCATGCTGGACCACACCGCTCCAATCGAGGATGAACCCAGAAGACCTGCCAGTGTGAGAGATGTACCCCACTCTGTCACGCTGAGTGTGGATATTTGGAACCATAACTGGCAAGGCAAAGTTGTAAAGTACCTCTCCCTGTGGGCTCATTTCATCGACCCATGCTTTAGTTGTCAGAATCTCACGCTGTCCACTCAGCAGTTAAATGACTGCACCGTGAGCCTGGAGGCAGTGGAAGCCCAAGTGAAGGTTATGGCTCAGGAGTGGGGCATCTCCCAACCAAGTCTGATAGTAGTGGGAGGGGAAGGACGAAACAAGATGCAATTTAGGTCCATAAAAATGGAGAAGGGCAATGAGGCTGCAGAAAGTATCCCTCACCCAAATTCCACGACCTTTCTTGAGAGAGATGACTCGAGGACTCCTGATGAGCAGAGCTGCCACGAACCCGGCCAATCCAGTGAGGCACTTCCCTCTGTGCCATGTTTCTACAGTGCTACTCAAAATTGCATCGATGAAGTGATGACTCACCCGGTCATCTCCAGCACCTTGGCTCACTTCCAGGGTCTCCTTTCCACTTTTGTCCAGTTATCCTCTCAATTTATCGGATTTTATCCCCACAACTTCCAGAACCTTCTGCCCATGCTGACCAAACATGAGCACGCGGAGCTGTTCTCCTGGGCTCACAGCCAGCCCACCTGGAATAACCTCTTTCCTGTGCTCAGTACGGTCACCAAACACAGGACCAGCATATGTGATGCTGTGAAAGAGATTGAAGGTTTTGCTAAAGACAACTGGGAGTCAACCTCATCAAATAGTCACTTCTCCTCCAGCATCATGCCGTCGGGGCTGGTACCGCCTCGTTCGGAGTGGAAGATTCTTGAGGACCTTTGTTTGATTCTCAAACCTCTAGATGTGGCTTGTCGAACCCTTGCCAAGGAGGACCACCCCCGTCTGTGTCTACTCAAACCTATTCTGACTGGCCTCCTCTCCCGCCACCTGGTGTCCAGGTCTGGGGACTCGTCCCCTctcatgaaggaggtgaagtcaACGATAAGACAGAAGTTAACAAGCTGCTATAACCACCCGGAGATCAACAGGGTTTTGTGTGTGGCCTGTGCGCTGGACCCTCAGTTCCATGGGCTCTTGTTCATGGAGGAAAGG GAGCAGAAGGAAACGTTTgagtggttaaaaaaagaagctgtgAGGATTGTGAGGGAACAGCATGTcaggcagaaaaacaaaatccagaggaagaggagttCATCACCCGAGTCGGAGTCTGACAGCGACCCACTGAGACGTAGCAAGAGATTAAAACATTGCAGTCCAATTGGTGTCAAAGTGGTGGAAGAATTGTATGACGATAGTGACCCGGGGCAAGCAGATGATTCAGACTATGAATCAACATCACAGACTGGGCTGTCTGGGATGGAGTTCCTGCTGGGAGATTTGTTCTCTTCCACACCCAAGAGACGGGAGAACTCTGTGGAGGAGTCAGTGGACATGGAGATATCTGTCTTTAGGGCAGACAAGGGGGCATCTTTGGGGGTGGAGCCGGTGCAGTGGTGGAGGACAAAAGCGGCTCAGTTCCCAATACTGGCAAAGGTTGCGCGAGTCTTTCTGGCTGCTCCGGCTGTGATCAGTAACACAGCACATTACTTCTTACAGAACGCACCAGGAGCATCGTCCTTCAGGAGAGACAACATTCCTCCAGAGATGCTGGACACAATCTTGTTCCTGCACCACAACCATATGACTGTTGAGGGAGGTCAGCTTGCACTGAAGAATGAAGAAAGACTGTAG
- the LOC128753631 gene encoding uncharacterized protein LOC128753631 isoform X1 has protein sequence MDLVSKPRGKSLVWLYFGLKADERGRPLNSGEAICRLCRKIVLAKGGNTTNLRSHLKRRHRADFFEGSLSTTPGALLDTHGLDLNSEDYFEDTSLLQPVSNQNYVPDAVLPPGEPWLHGGPSRAVLSLPSCLGLCGVQGSGTSAAGPSCVEQMQEIKVFAKCHLQQGVIFGPYIGEVCRTQMPSCLKYAWAIRDDASFVYVDASDEDKSNWMRFVSYTSSEEDQNLVVFQFYRRIYYRVSQPIAEGTQLRVWIGKDYASLLGLGMGENVKCELGDKESVLRLLQDIQLITLPEPSSSSLWSDCSQSQSPMPVISEVSTMSNSETIIDSTNISALVSSSHLPSLTSHPSDKYDFMPGTEKLVSTNARANSCWYFVGFEPDPAGRPLDHSLVVCKLCGDHLSCTKGADDIQNHLIAKHQIRTQNSVREPSQAKGQQRMLSNPGALMTQTILLPANVTDAIANFLIQDLHPVGLVEGEGFKQLINTLLPSYYKLLPLPSLLEVLLREHHVKGKTGLAQLLKRRSDSREVNIMLDHTAPIEDEPRRPASVRDVPHSVTLSVDIWNHNWQGKVVKYLSLWAHFIDPCFSCQNLTLSTQQLNDCTVSLEAVEAQVKVMAQEWGISQPSLIVVGGEGRNKMQFRSIKMEKGNEAAESIPHPNSTTFLERDDSRTPDEQSCHEPGQSSEALPSVPCFYSATQNCIDEVMTHPVISSTLAHFQGLLSTFVQLSSQFIGFYPHNFQNLLPMLTKHEHAELFSWAHSQPTWNNLFPVLSTVTKHRTSICDAVKEIEGFAKDNWESTSSNSHFSSSIMPSGLVPPRSEWKILEDLCLILKPLDVACRTLAKEDHPRLCLLKPILTGLLSRHLVSRSGDSSPLMKEVKSTIRQKLTSCYNHPEINRVLCVACALDPQFHGLLFMEEREQKETFEWLKKEAVRIVREQHVRQKNKIQRKRSSSPESESDSDPLRRSKRLKHCSPIGVKVVEELYDDSDPGQADDSDYESTSQTGLSGMEFLLGDLFSSTPKRRENSVEESVDMEISVFRADKGASLGVEPVQWWRTKAAQFPILAKVARVFLAAPAVISNTAHYFLQNAPGASSFRRDNIPPEMLDTILFLHHNHMTVEGGQLALKNEERL, from the exons ATGGACCTGGTAAGCAAACCCAGAGGCAAGTCCCTCGTTTGGCTATATTTTGGGTTGAAAGCAGACGAGAGAGGACGCCCATTAAATAGCGGCGAAGCCATATGTCGGTTGTGTAGAAAAATCGTGTTGGCAAAAGGCGGAAATACAACCAACCTGAGAAGTCATCTGAAACGTCGACATCGTGCAGATTTCTTCGAAGGCAGTCTGTCCACGACTCCTGGGGCTCTATTAGATACTCACG GTTTGGATTTAAACAGTGAAGACTATTTTGAAGACACTTCTCTACTTCAGCCAGTCTCCAACCAGAACTATGTCCCAGATGCCGTGTTGCCACCTGGTGAGCCTTGGCTGCATGGTGGCCCCTCCAGAGCTGTTTTGTCGCTGCCCTCCTGCCTTGGGCTTTGTGGTGTACAGGGGTCTGGAACCTCAGCTGCTGGACCATCTTGTGTGGAGCAAATGCAAGAAATCAAAGTGTTTGCCAAATGTCATCTCCAGCAAGGAGTGATTTTTGGACCTTACATAGGAGAGGTTTGCCGGACACAGATGCCCTCTTGCCTGAAATATGCCTGGGCG ATCAGGGACGACGCCTCGTTTGTTTACGTGGACGCCTCTGATGAAGATAAATCCAACTGGatgag GTTTGTCTCATACACCAGCAGTGAGGAGGATCAGAACCTGGTCGTCTTCCAGTTCTACCGTCGTATCTACTACAGAGTGTCGCAGCCTATTGCTGAGGGAACACAGCTTCGGGTCTGGATTGGAAAGGACTATGCCTCCCTCCTGGGCCTGGGGATGG GTGAGAATGTGAAATGCGAACTTGGAGACAAAGAGTCGGTTCTGCGCCTCTTGCAGGACATTCAGCTCATCACCCTCCCAGAGCCCAGCAGCTCCTCTTTGTGGTCTGACTGCAGCCAGTCACAGAGTCCCATGCCAGTTATCAGTGAAGTCTCCACGATGTCCAACTCAGAGACAATTATCGATTCAACTAACATCTCTGCCCTGGTGTCCAGCTCTCACCTGCCGTCTCTGACCTCACACCCATCAGATAAGTATGATTTCATGCCTGGCACTGAGAAACTGGTGAGCACCAACGCCAGAGCGAACAGCTGCTGGTACTTCGTGGGGTTTGAACCGGACCCTGCAGGTCGCCCACTGGACCACAGTTTGGTGGTGTGTAAACTCTGTGGAGATCACTTGAGCTGTACCAAAGGAGCAGACGACATCCAGAACCACTTGATCGCCAAACACCAGATCAGAACCCAGAACAGTGTCAGGGAGCCAAGCCAGGCCAAAG GTCAACAACGTATGCTTTCAAACCCTGGTGCCCTGATGACTCAGACCATTCTACTACCAGCAAATGTGACGGACGCCATTGCCAACTTCCTTATTCAGGACCTCCATCCTGTGGGTCTGGTGGAAGGAGAGGGCTTCAAACAGTTGATCAACACGCTTCTACCCTCCTACTACAAGTTGCTGCCCTTGCCGTCCCTCCTGGAGGTCTTGCTCAGAGAGCACCATGTGAAGGGCAAGACGGGCCTGGCTCAGTTGCTGAAGAGGAGATCTGACAGCAGAGAAGTCAACATCATGCTGGACCACACCGCTCCAATCGAGGATGAACCCAGAAGACCTGCCAGTGTGAGAGATGTACCCCACTCTGTCACGCTGAGTGTGGATATTTGGAACCATAACTGGCAAGGCAAAGTTGTAAAGTACCTCTCCCTGTGGGCTCATTTCATCGACCCATGCTTTAGTTGTCAGAATCTCACGCTGTCCACTCAGCAGTTAAATGACTGCACCGTGAGCCTGGAGGCAGTGGAAGCCCAAGTGAAGGTTATGGCTCAGGAGTGGGGCATCTCCCAACCAAGTCTGATAGTAGTGGGAGGGGAAGGACGAAACAAGATGCAATTTAGGTCCATAAAAATGGAGAAGGGCAATGAGGCTGCAGAAAGTATCCCTCACCCAAATTCCACGACCTTTCTTGAGAGAGATGACTCGAGGACTCCTGATGAGCAGAGCTGCCACGAACCCGGCCAATCCAGTGAGGCACTTCCCTCTGTGCCATGTTTCTACAGTGCTACTCAAAATTGCATCGATGAAGTGATGACTCACCCGGTCATCTCCAGCACCTTGGCTCACTTCCAGGGTCTCCTTTCCACTTTTGTCCAGTTATCCTCTCAATTTATCGGATTTTATCCCCACAACTTCCAGAACCTTCTGCCCATGCTGACCAAACATGAGCACGCGGAGCTGTTCTCCTGGGCTCACAGCCAGCCCACCTGGAATAACCTCTTTCCTGTGCTCAGTACGGTCACCAAACACAGGACCAGCATATGTGATGCTGTGAAAGAGATTGAAGGTTTTGCTAAAGACAACTGGGAGTCAACCTCATCAAATAGTCACTTCTCCTCCAGCATCATGCCGTCGGGGCTGGTACCGCCTCGTTCGGAGTGGAAGATTCTTGAGGACCTTTGTTTGATTCTCAAACCTCTAGATGTGGCTTGTCGAACCCTTGCCAAGGAGGACCACCCCCGTCTGTGTCTACTCAAACCTATTCTGACTGGCCTCCTCTCCCGCCACCTGGTGTCCAGGTCTGGGGACTCGTCCCCTctcatgaaggaggtgaagtcaACGATAAGACAGAAGTTAACAAGCTGCTATAACCACCCGGAGATCAACAGGGTTTTGTGTGTGGCCTGTGCGCTGGACCCTCAGTTCCATGGGCTCTTGTTCATGGAGGAAAGG GAGCAGAAGGAAACGTTTgagtggttaaaaaaagaagctgtgAGGATTGTGAGGGAACAGCATGTcaggcagaaaaacaaaatccagaggaagaggagttCATCACCCGAGTCGGAGTCTGACAGCGACCCACTGAGACGTAGCAAGAGATTAAAACATTGCAGTCCAATTGGTGTCAAAGTGGTGGAAGAATTGTATGACGATAGTGACCCGGGGCAAGCAGATGATTCAGACTATGAATCAACATCACAGACTGGGCTGTCTGGGATGGAGTTCCTGCTGGGAGATTTGTTCTCTTCCACACCCAAGAGACGGGAGAACTCTGTGGAGGAGTCAGTGGACATGGAGATATCTGTCTTTAGGGCAGACAAGGGGGCATCTTTGGGGGTGGAGCCGGTGCAGTGGTGGAGGACAAAAGCGGCTCAGTTCCCAATACTGGCAAAGGTTGCGCGAGTCTTTCTGGCTGCTCCGGCTGTGATCAGTAACACAGCACATTACTTCTTACAGAACGCACCAGGAGCATCGTCCTTCAGGAGAGACAACATTCCTCCAGAGATGCTGGACACAATCTTGTTCCTGCACCACAACCATATGACTGTTGAGGGAGGTCAGCTTGCACTGAAGAATGAAGAAAGACTGTAG
- the LOC128753631 gene encoding uncharacterized protein LOC128753631 isoform X3 has translation MSQMPCCHLIRDDASFVYVDASDEDKSNWMRFVSYTSSEEDQNLVVFQFYRRIYYRVSQPIAEGTQLRVWIGKDYASLLGLGMGENVKCELGDKESVLRLLQDIQLITLPEPSSSSLWSDCSQSQSPMPVISEVSTMSNSETIIDSTNISALVSSSHLPSLTSHPSDKYDFMPGTEKLVSTNARANSCWYFVGFEPDPAGRPLDHSLVVCKLCGDHLSCTKGADDIQNHLIAKHQIRTQNSVREPSQAKGQQRMLSNPGALMTQTILLPANVTDAIANFLIQDLHPVGLVEGEGFKQLINTLLPSYYKLLPLPSLLEVLLREHHVKGKTGLAQLLKRRSDSREVNIMLDHTAPIEDEPRRPASVRDVPHSVTLSVDIWNHNWQGKVVKYLSLWAHFIDPCFSCQNLTLSTQQLNDCTVSLEAVEAQVKVMAQEWGISQPSLIVVGGEGRNKMQFRSIKMEKGNEAAESIPHPNSTTFLERDDSRTPDEQSCHEPGQSSEALPSVPCFYSATQNCIDEVMTHPVISSTLAHFQGLLSTFVQLSSQFIGFYPHNFQNLLPMLTKHEHAELFSWAHSQPTWNNLFPVLSTVTKHRTSICDAVKEIEGFAKDNWESTSSNSHFSSSIMPSGLVPPRSEWKILEDLCLILKPLDVACRTLAKEDHPRLCLLKPILTGLLSRHLVSRSGDSSPLMKEVKSTIRQKLTSCYNHPEINRVLCVACALDPQFHGLLFMEEREQKETFEWLKKEAVRIVREQHVRQKNKIQRKRSSSPESESDSDPLRRSKRLKHCSPIGVKVVEELYDDSDPGQADDSDYESTSQTGLSGMEFLLGDLFSSTPKRRENSVEESVDMEISVFRADKGASLGVEPVQWWRTKAAQFPILAKVARVFLAAPAVISNTAHYFLQNAPGASSFRRDNIPPEMLDTILFLHHNHMTVEGGQLALKNEERL, from the exons ATGTCCCAGATGCCGTGTTGCCACCTG ATCAGGGACGACGCCTCGTTTGTTTACGTGGACGCCTCTGATGAAGATAAATCCAACTGGatgag GTTTGTCTCATACACCAGCAGTGAGGAGGATCAGAACCTGGTCGTCTTCCAGTTCTACCGTCGTATCTACTACAGAGTGTCGCAGCCTATTGCTGAGGGAACACAGCTTCGGGTCTGGATTGGAAAGGACTATGCCTCCCTCCTGGGCCTGGGGATGG GTGAGAATGTGAAATGCGAACTTGGAGACAAAGAGTCGGTTCTGCGCCTCTTGCAGGACATTCAGCTCATCACCCTCCCAGAGCCCAGCAGCTCCTCTTTGTGGTCTGACTGCAGCCAGTCACAGAGTCCCATGCCAGTTATCAGTGAAGTCTCCACGATGTCCAACTCAGAGACAATTATCGATTCAACTAACATCTCTGCCCTGGTGTCCAGCTCTCACCTGCCGTCTCTGACCTCACACCCATCAGATAAGTATGATTTCATGCCTGGCACTGAGAAACTGGTGAGCACCAACGCCAGAGCGAACAGCTGCTGGTACTTCGTGGGGTTTGAACCGGACCCTGCAGGTCGCCCACTGGACCACAGTTTGGTGGTGTGTAAACTCTGTGGAGATCACTTGAGCTGTACCAAAGGAGCAGACGACATCCAGAACCACTTGATCGCCAAACACCAGATCAGAACCCAGAACAGTGTCAGGGAGCCAAGCCAGGCCAAAG GTCAACAACGTATGCTTTCAAACCCTGGTGCCCTGATGACTCAGACCATTCTACTACCAGCAAATGTGACGGACGCCATTGCCAACTTCCTTATTCAGGACCTCCATCCTGTGGGTCTGGTGGAAGGAGAGGGCTTCAAACAGTTGATCAACACGCTTCTACCCTCCTACTACAAGTTGCTGCCCTTGCCGTCCCTCCTGGAGGTCTTGCTCAGAGAGCACCATGTGAAGGGCAAGACGGGCCTGGCTCAGTTGCTGAAGAGGAGATCTGACAGCAGAGAAGTCAACATCATGCTGGACCACACCGCTCCAATCGAGGATGAACCCAGAAGACCTGCCAGTGTGAGAGATGTACCCCACTCTGTCACGCTGAGTGTGGATATTTGGAACCATAACTGGCAAGGCAAAGTTGTAAAGTACCTCTCCCTGTGGGCTCATTTCATCGACCCATGCTTTAGTTGTCAGAATCTCACGCTGTCCACTCAGCAGTTAAATGACTGCACCGTGAGCCTGGAGGCAGTGGAAGCCCAAGTGAAGGTTATGGCTCAGGAGTGGGGCATCTCCCAACCAAGTCTGATAGTAGTGGGAGGGGAAGGACGAAACAAGATGCAATTTAGGTCCATAAAAATGGAGAAGGGCAATGAGGCTGCAGAAAGTATCCCTCACCCAAATTCCACGACCTTTCTTGAGAGAGATGACTCGAGGACTCCTGATGAGCAGAGCTGCCACGAACCCGGCCAATCCAGTGAGGCACTTCCCTCTGTGCCATGTTTCTACAGTGCTACTCAAAATTGCATCGATGAAGTGATGACTCACCCGGTCATCTCCAGCACCTTGGCTCACTTCCAGGGTCTCCTTTCCACTTTTGTCCAGTTATCCTCTCAATTTATCGGATTTTATCCCCACAACTTCCAGAACCTTCTGCCCATGCTGACCAAACATGAGCACGCGGAGCTGTTCTCCTGGGCTCACAGCCAGCCCACCTGGAATAACCTCTTTCCTGTGCTCAGTACGGTCACCAAACACAGGACCAGCATATGTGATGCTGTGAAAGAGATTGAAGGTTTTGCTAAAGACAACTGGGAGTCAACCTCATCAAATAGTCACTTCTCCTCCAGCATCATGCCGTCGGGGCTGGTACCGCCTCGTTCGGAGTGGAAGATTCTTGAGGACCTTTGTTTGATTCTCAAACCTCTAGATGTGGCTTGTCGAACCCTTGCCAAGGAGGACCACCCCCGTCTGTGTCTACTCAAACCTATTCTGACTGGCCTCCTCTCCCGCCACCTGGTGTCCAGGTCTGGGGACTCGTCCCCTctcatgaaggaggtgaagtcaACGATAAGACAGAAGTTAACAAGCTGCTATAACCACCCGGAGATCAACAGGGTTTTGTGTGTGGCCTGTGCGCTGGACCCTCAGTTCCATGGGCTCTTGTTCATGGAGGAAAGG GAGCAGAAGGAAACGTTTgagtggttaaaaaaagaagctgtgAGGATTGTGAGGGAACAGCATGTcaggcagaaaaacaaaatccagaggaagaggagttCATCACCCGAGTCGGAGTCTGACAGCGACCCACTGAGACGTAGCAAGAGATTAAAACATTGCAGTCCAATTGGTGTCAAAGTGGTGGAAGAATTGTATGACGATAGTGACCCGGGGCAAGCAGATGATTCAGACTATGAATCAACATCACAGACTGGGCTGTCTGGGATGGAGTTCCTGCTGGGAGATTTGTTCTCTTCCACACCCAAGAGACGGGAGAACTCTGTGGAGGAGTCAGTGGACATGGAGATATCTGTCTTTAGGGCAGACAAGGGGGCATCTTTGGGGGTGGAGCCGGTGCAGTGGTGGAGGACAAAAGCGGCTCAGTTCCCAATACTGGCAAAGGTTGCGCGAGTCTTTCTGGCTGCTCCGGCTGTGATCAGTAACACAGCACATTACTTCTTACAGAACGCACCAGGAGCATCGTCCTTCAGGAGAGACAACATTCCTCCAGAGATGCTGGACACAATCTTGTTCCTGCACCACAACCATATGACTGTTGAGGGAGGTCAGCTTGCACTGAAGAATGAAGAAAGACTGTAG